The genomic region AGGTAAACCAGGGTGCGGCGGCCGCCGGACCGTCGGCCGCCTTCCAGGCTGCCTGGGTGGCGGCGTCGGGCGCGGCGGCGGTGATGCTCAAGGATCGCCGGACGGCCTGGCCGGACGTCAGAGGGGAATCCCGGCTCACGATGCGTCGGCTCTCCCCGCCTGTCTTGCCGGCGGCGCCGGCGCGGCCGATAAAATCCAGCGGAATGATGCCAAAGGGCATCAGGAACACGTCCGTCGGCTCCTCCGCCAGCACCGGAAACGCGTGCCAAGCGTCCCGGAAGAACTCCCGGATGCTTACCGAACCCAGCCGGCCCGTGTCGGGCTGCAGCCGAAAATCGGCCTCGACCCGAAACTGTCCGTCGTGACTGCGCACCTGGACAAGCCACCACTTGCCGTCGGCGCCGGCTTCCTGCGCCACCACCTCAAACCGCCACCGGGCGGTGATCGTGGCCGCACCGGGCAGCCGGGCATGGTATACCGTCTCCACCTCCCAGGCCGGGCCGGCCGCGGCGGCGGCGTACGGAACGGTGCCGCCGGCCAGGATCATCCCCAGCATCATGGCGACCAGCGCTACACGGATCGGCTGCTTCACAAGTCCTCGCGTATCGGCGCCGGCCTTCTCCCAAACGGGTGGACCGGCCTGCTATACAGATGCGCCGGGATCCGGAATGGCGTCAGTTAAATTCCCGGCGGCGGATCTTTCTTTTGTTTGTCAGCGGACGTTCCGCTTTGCGTCGCCGGCGCCGGTTTCGCCTTGTCGGCGGCGGTGCCTTCGGCGGTCTTGGTCTTGTCATCCGCTGCGGTCTTGGGTTTTCCGTCGGCGGCCTTCTGCTCCGGCGCGGCGGCGCCGTCGGTCTTGGCCGTTTCGGCCGGTTGCCCGGCCGCATGCACCGGCGCCACAGGGGTGCTGCTCACGGCCTCGGACAGCGACGGGCTCTGGCCGTACTTCTGCCGGATCCGGTTGATCGCCGCCCGCTGTTTCTCCAGTTCAGCATCAGTGATCCCGCTCTTGGGTATGGAAGCCGCCGTGGCGGCCTGTGCCGCGCTCCGGTCAAAGGGGGTGCGGCTGGCATAGACGCAACGCCACACGTCCTCCTCCAGAAGCCACTGCTGGCGGCTCCGGAGGTTGCTCAACTTTCGCCCCATCGCGTGAATGTCACACCGGATCTCCACCAGGGCCCGGGTGGAATCCTGCGCATTGATCTGAATCGCGTCGACGGTGTAGCCGAGTATCCGGGTATTGTTCCGGCGGATATAATCGACCATGGTCATGTTCTCCCGGCTGGCCCGGGTGAGCATGTCATAGCATACATCCAGTTTCCGTTCCTTCTTGGCGGTCCAGAACGATTCCACTCGGGTCTTCAACCGGGCATCCGCCGATTCCGGCACCGCCGGCGGCGGGGGCGCGGCGTCCTGGGCCGCTGCGCCGATCATCCACACCGCAAAACACATCCAGAGCACACCGCTGGCCACTCGCCTCATGTTCGCCTCATAAAAAACGGGTAGCATTTCATTGGAATGCTACCCGGTAGAATCGAAAAAAGAGGAGGCTCGCGCCTCCTCTTTCCCAGCAGTCTTACTTGGTGCCTTTCTTGGCCCAGCCCGGCGCGCGGCCAGGCGCATCGTTCCAGATCTGGGCGCCGTCCACGTGACGGGCGGTGTAGCCGTAGGCCTGCTCGTAGTCGCCCATCAGAACGAACGCGTCGATCCCGGCGATGGCGCCGTTATCCACAAAGTTGCCCGCATAGTTGGGCGGGTAGTCCACGTCGACCACCGTGTAGACAACAAGGCCGCTCATCGCTTCGTCGCCCCAGAGCGTGTCGGAATAGCCGGGGCTCAGCACGGCCGCCTGGAAATCCGGATCGGAGAGGTTGCGGAGCCACATTTCGTGCGCACCAAGCGGCGGAAGAGCGATCGAGTACTCGTCGCCATCCTCTTCCCACATCCAGAAGACGCCGTGTTCAGTAGCCTGGGCGGCGTAGTTGGTCAGCGCCACACCGCACCACCAGTTGACATTAGGATTGTTGACCGGAGCCAGGAAGGGGAACCACAGATACAGGTCGTACTCGACCGGCTCGGGATCCGGCTCGAGGCAACCGTAGATGTAGGCAATCGTGAACGGCGGAGTCGTGGCCGGCTTGTAGCCGCAGTTGTATCCGGCCGGCTCATAGTCCACAGTCACTCTCAATTCGAACACATCATCGGTGTACCAGCTCAGGAGGCAGCAGGTGTTGATGCGGATCGAATCGACGTCCACCAGGACGCAGTATGCGCCGTAATCCGGATCAAAGGTGGTCCAGGTGGCCTCGTCGGGCAGAACGAACTCGAGCACCTTGTTGGTGACACGCGTTCCGAGGAAGGGGCCATAAATGCCACCCGGCGCATCGGGATCAAACAGGTAGAAGCTGGGCGTGATACCAGCCAGAAATTCCGGGTTCAAGCCGGTGCAGGTATAGCCGTCCTCATTGTAAGGGGCACCCAGCGTGACGGTGATGGTGCCGCCAGGTGAGAAGGCGTAGTAGCCGGTGGGGCAGTCTTCCGCGATGCTGAACATGTGACCCTGGCCGAACTCGATGTCATAGAGTTCGTTGATCCACACCGTGGCGCCGGAGCAAGGGGTGATGACTGTGCCCTGGTCCGGAGGAGGCGGGGTGGGGCACACATGGACTTCGGGAGCTTCCATGCAGCCGACGGTCCAGTCTTCAAACACGCACGGATCGCCCTTGCAGGGCCAGTACAGTTCGAGGTCGCAGACCTGGCCGGGAGCGCCCTTCTGAGCCAGCGAAGGATCGGAGGGCTGGAAGTTCACGCTGTAGCGGGGACCCAGCACACCGTTCGGATCGGAATAATAGACCGACAGACCCACGCGCCAGAAATCGTCGTAGGCGAATTCGGTGGAGGACGTGGAAAAGTTCAGGCAGAGGATCGTGTCTTCCTGCTTGTCGTCGGCATCGCCGTCGTCGTCGCAATCATAGCCGCTGCCAACAAAGTTGTTGAAGCCGGCAGCGGTGGTGGGGGTGACGCACGCCGGGGTGCCGATGGTGCACCGCAGACGGTCGGTGATGGTCAGGCCCAGGTCGGACATGTCCCGGAGGAACAGCAGGTCCACGTAATCCGGCTCGGCCCGGACCACACGAATGGACGTGTAATCAACGGGCAGGACCGGGGTGCCGGCATCGATTTCCCACGCAATGGGGATCCAGGTGCCGGTGGGGCTGAGGGTGCCCACGGGGTGCGATCCCAGCTTGACGAGCTTGATGTTCTTGGACATCTGGATGCGGACCAGGAAGTACCCTTCGGTATCCGGCCAAACATCCATGTCGTCAATGAATTCAGGAGCGGAGAAGATCAGACGGAAGGATCCAGCTCTCTCCATCGTGCCGTCGGGATTGACCAGCGGGGTCGTGGTCTGGACTTCGATAGTCGCCATGGACCAGACGGCCAGCAGAGAGATGATGGAGAGGGTCGCGAACAGCTTCAAATGTTTCATTGAGCAAACCTCCATCGGTTGAGATTAATAAAGTTTTGAAAAAAAACGGTTTGTCGATTTTCGACGCACGTCACGTCACAGTATAGAGTGATCGGGGAGCAAAAAGTTGCTAAGATTTTTGTCTCCGCTCATAGCTAAGGATTGCGGACAGCGTAATATTAGTGAAAAGGGCAAGGCCTGTCAACAGACTTTTTTGTCGCGTCGGCATATTTCACCGCTAAATATTCGTTTTGTGTGACAGAGTTCACAAAATGTATCGGGCTCCCCCGCCGCTCTCCGCCTCACGGCGTCCGCAGCCGCTTCAACAGGGCTGCGGCGTTCTCCCGGTCGGGCGCGGGCAGGTCCAGCTTCAGCGCCCGCTCCAGGTGTCCGGCGATGCGGTCGGCGGGCGCATCCTGGCGGGCCAGCAGCATCGCCAGGTTGTACCAGGCCTGGGCGAAATCCGGACGGATCCGGATCGCCTCCTCGAGGCATCGCCGGCTTTCATCGAGCCGGCCCTGCTCGGCGTGGACGGCGGCCAGGTTGGACCAGGCCATGTGGTTCTGCGGGTCGTCGGCCACCGCGCGCCGGTACCAGCGGGCGGCGTCGTCCCATCGGCCGGTGCGGGCGTACAGGTTCCCGAGGTCGTTATAGAACATGTCCGCCAGCGCCCCGAACCGACTGCCGCCGAGAAACAGGTCGATGGCCTGCTGATACTCGCCGCGGGTCTCGTAAATGTGTCCGAGCTGGCGATAGGTGGTCAGGTACATGGCCAGATCGCGCTGGACGTATTCCCCGCGCCGCCGTTTCTGGACCTGGGCCAGACGTCGGCGCTCGGCGGCGGTGAGCTGCTCCCGCTCGAACAGCGGGGGCACCGCCAGAATCCGCTCCAGATAGGTCGCCGCCAGGTCGAATTCGCCCCGGTCCAGATGATGCTCGGCCAGCACCCGATTGGCGCGGACGCAGCGGGGCGCCTTGGCCGCCGTATCGGTGAACAGCGAGACGTTGTCGCGGTACACGGGGTTGTGGACCAGCAGCACCACCGCCAGGAATGCCGCCGCACCGGCGCCCGCCGCCCACGCCAGCCGGCGGTTCCGCCCATGGAGCCACGCCAGCCCGAGGCCGCCCAAGCCGCAGGCGCCGAGCGACGGCAGCAGCAGGTAATGTTCGGCCAGCAGCTCATGATGGGGCACGAGGTGCGACATGGGCAGGCTGGCGACAAAAAACCAGAGGCCCCAGAATGCCGTCTGGCGGCGGCCGGTGGCGGCGAGCCACGCCAGCGCAGCCAGGAGCGCGGCGACGAACACCGCCGCGGCCAGGCCCAGCGGATCCGCCCAGGTGTAGGCGATGGGAAACCCGTCGTACGAATAATCGGCCCGCAGGGTGAGCGGCAGCACCATCAGCCAGAGGTCGTACGCCAGCACCTTCGCCACCGTCAGCAGGTTCGTGACGAAGCTGCCGCCCCACCAGCTCAACTTGGCGCTCGTGGCGGTCAGGAACACCTTGTAGAAGGCCAGGCCGGCGCCCAGTGCCGCGATGGGGAACCAGTACCACCAGCCGCGGCGCAGGGTGCGGCGGACCCCCGCGCCCATCCGCCGCCAGGGTCCGCCCTCGGCCGCCGCCGTCTCCTCGACCCACTCGTACAGGAAGATGAGCGCCGGCACCACGATGCCCAGCTCCTTGGCCATGAACGCCAGCAGGAAGCCGGCCAGCACCGCCGCCCACCACCAGACGCGGCGGGTCCGGCGGAACTGCAGGTAGGCCCAGAACGCCAGCAGGACAAACAGCGCCGACAGCAGATCCCGGCGCCCGGAGATGTAGGTGACCGCGTCCACGTGAACCGGGTGCACCGCAAAGAGCCCCAGGGCCGCCAGCGCCGCGCCGTCGCCCAGGCCCGCCGCGCGGAGCACCCGCCAGGCCGCCGCCAGCAGCAGCGCGAACCAGACCAAGTTGGACAGATGAAACACGAACGGGTCCATGCCCCCCAGGGCGTGATCCAGCGCGTAGCTCAACGTGCGCAGCGGGCGGTAGGCGACACCCTGCACGGTCGCCCGGGCGGCCTGCGCCAGCGACTGGACCGCCGGGTTGTTCCTGACCAGCGCAAAATCGTCGAAGACGAAATCGTACTCCAGGCCGGGCGCGTACAGCAGGACGCCCGCCAGGATGATGACGGCGGCCCACCCGCCCGCACCGACGGCCGGCCGGGCCGGCGTCGCCGTGGGTTGCGGCGCCGGTGGGTCCGGCCGCTTCCGGCGGTCGGGCTTACTTCCCTTTCCCGCCGCCATCGCGCGGCACGACCTTGCAGGAGATGTTCAGCCACACGTCTTCGACATCGGTGACGATGTGCAGGTTCCCGTCACACATGTCCGGGGGCAGGTCGTCCTTGAGGGTGAGTTCGATGACCGCGGTCTCGCCCGCCGCCTGGGCCACCGTCACGACAAAATAGTCCCGCGACGGTTCCGCGCGCAGCACCTTCAGCGGCTGACCGTCCCGGCGGGCGACGGTGATCCGGC from Acidobacteriota bacterium harbors:
- a CDS encoding tetratricopeptide repeat protein, with the translated sequence MAAGKGSKPDRRKRPDPPAPQPTATPARPAVGAGGWAAVIILAGVLLYAPGLEYDFVFDDFALVRNNPAVQSLAQAARATVQGVAYRPLRTLSYALDHALGGMDPFVFHLSNLVWFALLLAAAWRVLRAAGLGDGAALAALGLFAVHPVHVDAVTYISGRRDLLSALFVLLAFWAYLQFRRTRRVWWWAAVLAGFLLAFMAKELGIVVPALIFLYEWVEETAAAEGGPWRRMGAGVRRTLRRGWWYWFPIAALGAGLAFYKVFLTATSAKLSWWGGSFVTNLLTVAKVLAYDLWLMVLPLTLRADYSYDGFPIAYTWADPLGLAAAVFVAALLAALAWLAATGRRQTAFWGLWFFVASLPMSHLVPHHELLAEHYLLLPSLGACGLGGLGLAWLHGRNRRLAWAAGAGAAAFLAVVLLVHNPVYRDNVSLFTDTAAKAPRCVRANRVLAEHHLDRGEFDLAATYLERILAVPPLFEREQLTAAERRRLAQVQKRRRGEYVQRDLAMYLTTYRQLGHIYETRGEYQQAIDLFLGGSRFGALADMFYNDLGNLYARTGRWDDAARWYRRAVADDPQNHMAWSNLAAVHAEQGRLDESRRCLEEAIRIRPDFAQAWYNLAMLLARQDAPADRIAGHLERALKLDLPAPDRENAAALLKRLRTP